A window of Zingiber officinale cultivar Zhangliang chromosome 5A, Zo_v1.1, whole genome shotgun sequence contains these coding sequences:
- the LOC121980818 gene encoding WRKY transcription factor WRKY51-like, giving the protein MMAVDLMGRGEMDDLMAVKEAAAAGVRSFERLAIQLSQQRSAADCREITDLTVSKLKKVMSVLDRTGHARFRRGPVAAPSPSASVAEGISGNLEPTKQGIQSAPPPLPPPTVAPKALTLDFAKFTADRADTALTLSFSNSATSSSANSSFLSSLTGDGSVSNGKIGPTILAVAAAPAAPAAAALSAWRPPLAASQKKICLGEGHGHAHTESEPGKHAGGRCHCSKKKKSRVKKTIRVPAISSRNADIPADEYSWRKYGQKPIKGSPYPRGYYKCSSVRSCPARKHVERAPEDPSMLIVTYEGEHRHAASASVDAGVHLSGSCLSENPFDRRQNAGPFN; this is encoded by the exons ATGATGGCCGTCGATCTGATGGGCCGAGGGGAGATGGACGACCTGATGGCGGTGAAAGAGGCGGCCGCCGCCGGGGTGCGTTCTTTTGAGCGCCTCGCGATCCAGCTCTCCCAGCAGCGGTCCGCCGCCGACTGCCGGGAGATCACCGATCTTACTGTATCCAAGCTCAAGAAGGTGATGTCCGTCCTCGATCGAACCGGCCACGCGCGATTCCGCCGCGGCCCTGTCGCCGCACCTTCGCCTTCCGCCAGCGTCGCGGAGGGCATCAGCGGGAATCTAGAGCCGACGAAGCAAGGGATTCAGAGTGCGCCTCCGCCGCTGCCGCCCCCGACTGTCGCGCCCAAAGCTCTGACCTTGGACTTCGCGAAATTCACCGCCGATCGCGCCGACACCGCGCTCACACTCAGCTTCAGCAATTCCGCCACATCCTCCTCCGCCAACTCCTCCTTCTTGTCGTCTCTCACCGGCGACGGCAGCGTTTCGAACGGGAAGATCGGGCCGACTATCCTCGCGGTGGCTGCCGCACCAGCCGCCCCCGCCGCCGCGGCCCTCTCTGCCTGGAGGCCGCCTCTCGCCGCTTCCCAAAAGAAGATCTGCCTCGGCGAAGGTCACGGCCACGCGCACACTGAATCCGAGCCGGGGAAGCACGCCGGCGGCCGCTGCCACTGTTCCAAGAAAAA GAAATCGCGCGTTAAGAAGACGATACGCGTGCCGGCGATCAGCTCGCGTAACGCCGACATCCCGGCCGACGAGTACTCCTGGCGCAAGTACGGCCAGAAGCCGATCAAGGGCTCCCCTTACCCCAG GGGGTACTACAAGTGCAGCAGCGTGCGCAGTTGCCCCGCGAGGAAGCACGTGGAGCGAGCGCCGGAGGACCCCTCGATGCTGATCGTGACGTACGAGGGGGAGCACCGCCACGCTGCTTCCGCCTCCGTCGACGCGGGCGTCCATCTCAGCGGCTCGTGTCTATCCGAGAACCCTTTTGACCGGCGTCAAAACGCCGGACCGTTCAACTAA
- the LOC121980817 gene encoding plant intracellular Ras-group-related LRR protein 1-like — protein sequence MERETGERSADGKEEEEVDLSGMSLDSLPNPSSFNLGLITKLDLSNNNLEIIPESVTARLLNLVVLDVHSNQLRTLPNSVGCLSKLKALNASGNLLESLPKTIEDCRALEELAANFNKLTALPETMGFELHHLQKLAVNSNKLAFLPSSTSHMTSLRVLDARLNCLRCLPDGLENLLRLEVLSVAHNFHHLTALPDSLGFLRSLRDLDVSYNALTHLPASLSCLTDLRSLHAEGNPLVAPPPSVLDQGIDAVRDYLAAKMLSAEDEEMKKKKKKQQTTSPAWMKKLVKWGTFPSARHVDVGDGMDMAEYRSIDGIRDASPSYVGIFSPRRLFSPRRATTPRN from the exons ATGGAAAGAGAGACGGGGGAGAGATCGGCGGAcggaaaggaggaggaagaggtggactTGAGTGGCATGTCCTTGGATTCCCTTCCCAATCCTTCTTCCTTTAATCTCGGCCTCATCACTAAGCTCGACCTCTCAAACAACAACCTCGAG ATCATACCGGAGTCGGTGACGGCGAGGCTGCTGAACTTGGTGGTGCTCGATGTGCACTCAAATCAGCTGAGGACGCTGCCTAATTCCGTAGGCTGCCTCTCGAAGCTCAAGGCCCTCAACGCCTCCGGCAACCTCCTTGAGTCCCTCCCTAAAACCATCGAAGACTGCCG ggcactggaagagctGGCGGCCAACTTCAACAAGTTGACGGCGCTGCCGGAGACGATGGGGTTCGAGCTACACCACCTTCAGAAGCTCGCCGTGAATTCCAACAAGCTCGCTTTCCTCCCTTCCTCCACCTCCCACATGACCTCCCTCCGCGTCCTCGACGCACGCCTCAACTGCCTCCGCTGCCTCCCTGACGGCCTCGAGAACCTCCTCCGCCTCGAGGTCCTCTCCGTTGCCCACAACTTCCACCACCTCACCGCCCTCCCAGACTCCCTCGGCTTCCTCCGCTCCCTCCGCGATCTCGACGTCAGCTACAACGCTCTCACGCACCTCCCCGCCTCCCTCTCCTGCCTCACCGACCTCCGCTCCCTGCACGCCGAGGGAAACCCCCTCGTCGCCCCGCCGCCGAGCGTCCTCGACCAGGGCATCGACGCAGTTCGGGACTACCTCGCCGCCAAGATGCTCTCCGCCGAAGAcgaggagatgaagaagaagaaaaagaagcaaCAGACGACGTCGCCGGCGTGGATGAAGAAGCTGGTGAAGTGGGGCACGTTCCCATCGGCCCGACACGTGGACGTCGGCGACGGGATGGACATGGCGGAGTACCGATCGATCGACGGGATAAGAGACGCGTCGCCGAGCTACGTCGGAATCTTCTCCCCCCGCCGTCTCTTCTCCCCGCGCAGGGCGACAACGCCACGGAACTAG